A region from the Bactrocera dorsalis isolate Fly_Bdor chromosome 1, ASM2337382v1, whole genome shotgun sequence genome encodes:
- the LOC105233139 gene encoding uncharacterized protein LOC105233139 isoform X1 gives MKFFTILFFIAFAVVLVNGQRGSGRRGPGGLVGRLLGGPRRLGARPLIGAGALLGRPQGPRPCQPSSSSVAPESSSAASEVSSVAPEESSVAPESSSVAPESSSVAPESSSVAA, from the exons ATGAAATTCTTTACAATATTATTCTTTATCGCTTTCGCGGTCGTCCTAGTTAATG gTCAACGAGGATCTGGACGACGAGGACCTGGTGGACTAGTTGGAAGACTCCTTGGAGGCCCTAGAAGACTTGGGGCGCGCCCACTAATTGGTGCTGGTGCGCTCCTAGGCAGACCTCAGGGTCCTCGCCCTTGCCAACCATCATCTTCATCTGTTGCACCTGAATCTTCATCTGCTGCATCTGAAGTTTCTTCTGTTGCACCTGAAGAATCATCTGTTGCACCTGAATCTTCATCTGTGGCACCTGAATCTTCATCTGTAGCACCTGAATCTTCATCTGTCGCAGCTTAA